A genome region from Pseudanabaena sp. Chao 1811 includes the following:
- a CDS encoding protein kinase domain-containing protein has protein sequence MLGKLLDRRYRIIRELAEGGFSQTYLAEDTRLPKNPKCVVKHLNPTIDDPVFTQKALELFKAEAETLQELGRHDRIPQLYAYFQENKEFYLVQEYIAGHPLSTEMSPGSQMAEARVAQIVKEVLLILQFVHQYNVIHRDIKPSNLIRRHSDGKLVLIDFGTVKQVQMEVANAHNKARVTLPIGTPGYMSYEQERGQSVSCSDIYSLGMVALQALTGKHPSQFPRDRDNEIIWRSYAKVSREFALVLDRMIRCNPRDRYQTVEEVLKDITKLPKLSTASPRITDDREVKPDHLSSLFLPVAIALLLLATGSYLLSRVWNPFGSDISLNINSTSSPSPSPSISPEATNPQTLPSLSPDRKTSYDQLSSYLAAKNWKAADNETYLLLLKAAGNQSYNDGTFHPDEFNRITCADLVLIDQLWTNASNGKQGLTAQKKIYDGTAKDIRRTYENIGWFNSSDELLIETAYNRQTSRWEYIEGRQPNFKSPPVGHFPFLLRDPTSKNLEKIVTTFYRCSS, from the coding sequence ATGTTAGGCAAGCTCCTCGACCGACGATATCGCATTATTAGAGAACTCGCAGAAGGTGGATTTTCACAAACTTACCTTGCTGAAGACACCCGTTTACCTAAAAATCCTAAATGTGTCGTCAAGCATCTCAACCCCACCATTGATGATCCTGTTTTTACGCAAAAGGCGCTTGAACTATTTAAAGCGGAAGCAGAAACCTTGCAGGAATTGGGAAGGCATGATCGTATTCCCCAACTTTATGCCTATTTCCAAGAGAATAAAGAATTTTATCTGGTTCAAGAATATATTGCAGGACATCCCCTCAGTACAGAAATGTCCCCTGGAAGCCAAATGGCAGAGGCGAGAGTAGCTCAAATTGTCAAAGAAGTTCTATTGATTTTGCAGTTTGTCCATCAATACAATGTCATTCATCGCGATATCAAGCCTAGCAACTTAATTCGTCGTCATAGTGATGGCAAGCTAGTTCTCATTGACTTTGGTACTGTCAAACAAGTACAGATGGAAGTTGCTAACGCCCATAATAAAGCGAGGGTGACATTGCCGATCGGCACTCCTGGATATATGTCCTACGAACAAGAACGTGGACAATCTGTATCCTGTAGCGATATTTATTCTTTAGGAATGGTAGCTCTGCAAGCATTGACAGGTAAGCATCCGAGCCAATTTCCTAGAGATCGTGACAATGAGATTATTTGGCGTAGCTATGCCAAGGTTAGCCGTGAATTTGCCTTGGTTTTAGATCGGATGATCCGTTGTAATCCTCGCGATCGCTATCAAACTGTCGAAGAAGTTCTCAAAGATATCACGAAACTTCCTAAGTTAAGTACTGCTTCCCCTAGAATTACTGATGATCGCGAAGTTAAGCCTGATCACCTATCGTCATTATTCTTGCCAGTGGCGATCGCATTGCTCTTATTAGCAACGGGAAGTTATTTGTTATCTAGGGTTTGGAATCCTTTTGGGAGCGATATTTCTCTTAATATTAATTCCACTTCTAGCCCTAGTCCCTCGCCGAGCATCTCTCCAGAAGCCACGAACCCTCAGACATTGCCGAGTCTATCTCCAGACCGAAAAACTAGTTATGATCAGCTTAGTAGCTATCTCGCGGCAAAGAATTGGAAAGCGGCGGACAATGAAACCTATCTCTTGCTTCTAAAAGCCGCAGGAAATCAATCCTATAATGATGGAACCTTTCATCCTGATGAATTTAATCGAATTACCTGTGCGGATTTGGTCTTAATTGATCAACTATGGACAAATGCAAGTAATGGTAAGCAGGGATTAACTGCACAGAAAAAAATCTATGATGGAACTGCGAAGGATATTCGCAGAACCTACGAAAATATTGGTTGGTTTAACTCATCGGACGAACTTCTAATCGAAACTGCCTACAATCGTCAAACCTCGCGTTGGGAATATATTGAAGGTCGCCAACCTAACTTCAAATCTCCACCTGTTGGTCATTTCCCATTTTTATTGCGAGATCCAACCAGCAAGAATTTAGAAAAAATAGTTACAACCTTCTATCGATGCTCGTCCTAA
- the ruvB gene encoding Holliday junction branch migration DNA helicase RuvB, producing MAIISSKPNPNPDGDRNGDQVGDQTAQNPALVSEKSLDKTPSKKSSRRNAKKDQPSPEMQQALDLLQAEATPEEKLEDQLAKDNTVAAAQVGSDINIRPKNLQDYIGQKDLKELLHIAIAAAKSRSSALDHLLLYGPPGLGKTSLALIIAQEMGVQCKITSAPALERPRDVAGLLVSLQQGDILFIDEIHRLPSVTEEILYPAMEDYRLDITIGKGQGARIRSVQLNKFTLIGATTRIGSLSSPLRDRFGFVQHFRFYEQDELTQIVSRSAKILETPIHDDGAIAIAARSRGTPRIANRLLKRVRDYAEVKAKGEQITGAIAESALELFNVDPKGLDWIDRKLLTVLIENFNGGPAGLDTLAAATGEDAHTIEEVYEPYLLQIGYINRTPRGRVATAAAWKHLGYPVQTAIVGLL from the coding sequence ATGGCAATCATCTCCTCTAAACCAAATCCAAATCCCGATGGCGATCGCAATGGTGATCAGGTTGGCGATCAAACTGCTCAAAATCCCGCATTAGTCTCTGAAAAATCTCTGGACAAAACTCCTAGCAAAAAATCATCCCGTCGCAATGCCAAGAAAGATCAACCATCACCCGAAATGCAACAGGCGCTAGATTTATTGCAAGCGGAAGCTACTCCAGAGGAGAAGTTGGAGGATCAATTAGCGAAAGATAATACGGTAGCTGCTGCTCAAGTCGGATCTGATATTAATATCCGTCCTAAAAATCTGCAAGATTATATTGGGCAAAAAGATTTAAAGGAATTACTCCATATTGCGATCGCGGCGGCAAAATCGCGATCGTCTGCCCTCGATCATTTACTACTCTATGGTCCCCCCGGATTAGGGAAAACTTCCCTCGCTTTGATCATTGCTCAGGAAATGGGCGTGCAATGCAAAATCACTTCTGCGCCTGCCCTTGAACGTCCCCGTGATGTGGCTGGTTTACTAGTTTCTCTACAACAGGGAGACATTCTCTTTATTGACGAAATCCATCGCTTACCGAGTGTGACCGAAGAGATTCTCTATCCAGCAATGGAAGATTATCGACTAGATATTACGATTGGGAAGGGGCAAGGGGCAAGAATTCGCAGTGTGCAGTTAAATAAATTTACACTAATCGGCGCGACTACGAGAATTGGTTCTTTATCTTCGCCATTACGCGATCGCTTTGGCTTTGTGCAACACTTCCGTTTCTATGAGCAGGATGAACTCACCCAGATTGTCTCTCGCAGTGCCAAAATTCTAGAGACCCCAATCCATGATGATGGCGCAATCGCGATCGCTGCCAGATCAAGGGGTACGCCTCGGATTGCCAATCGTCTCTTAAAACGAGTGCGGGACTATGCCGAGGTCAAGGCAAAGGGTGAACAAATTACAGGTGCGATCGCGGAATCGGCACTGGAATTATTTAATGTCGATCCTAAAGGATTAGATTGGATCGATCGCAAGTTGCTAACGGTATTAATCGAAAACTTTAATGGTGGTCCCGCAGGTTTGGATACTTTAGCGGCGGCGACGGGTGAGGATGCTCATACGATTGAAGAAGTGTATGAGCCATATCTATTGCAAATTGGCTATATCAATCGCACCCCACGCGGGCGGGTGGCTACGGCAGCCGCATGGAAGCATCTGGGCTATCCTGTGCAAACTGCGATCGTAGGTTTGTTATAG